The genomic DNA CGGCCGTCGTCGTGGCCGACCTGAACGGAGACGGCGTAGAGAAATTTGCTTCGCAGCTCACCTCGGAGGGCTTTTCCGCGTTCGCCACGACCCTGGACGTGACCGACCCGGCGTCCGCTCAGGCCATGGTGGACCGCACCCTCTCGAAGTTTGGAACGGTCGACATCCTCGTGAACAATGCCGCGGTCATGGCCGAGATCCCGCACGGCGGTCTCAGCGAGATCCCTCTTGATTGGTGGGAGCGGGTGATGCGCGTCAACGGCACCGGGATCCTGATCTGCGCGCGCGCGGTCATCCCCACGATGAAGGCGAAGCGCAGCGGCAAGATCATCAATCAATCGTCCGCGGCGGCGTTCTTGCCCGGCAGCGTGTATCGAATCAGCAAGCACCTCGTGGTGGCGATCACCGCCGGATTGGCCGTCGAGCTCGGCCCCCACAACATCAACGTGAACGCCATTGCGCCGGGGTTGATCGCGAGCGAGGCCGGGTTCCGAGCCGCCGGACCGATCGGCTCACCGCAGCGGACGGCCCGGTACAAGACGATCCCGCACGCCCGTCCGGATCGTCCGCCCACGGATCTGGTGGGCACGCTCCTCCTGTTGGCGTCTCCCGCCGGAGACTTCATCAACGGACAGACCATCAACGTCGACGGCGGGTGGGTCATCCGCCTGTGACGGCGACCGGCCTGCATCGCGGGAACGCGGCGGGCCGCGGCGACGCGTCTCGCGGGTGGAGGGGCGCGCGATGAACCTGCACGTGGGCCTCGGCCTCTTCACCGGGCAGGTGCCCCCCGGCGACGCTCGGTCTGTCGCCGACGAGTATGAGGATATCCTGGCGCTCGCCGGGGTCGCCGAGGAGATCGGGTTCGATTCGTTCTGGGTGTCCGAGCACCACGGCGCGGCCGATTCCTACCTGCCGTCGCTCACGGTGATGCTGGCCGCGGTCGCGGCGGTGACGAAACGCCTGCTGCTGGGGACCGCGGTCGTGCTCGGCCCGTTTCAGCATCCGCTTCGGTTTGCGGAAGATTGTGCCGTGGTGGACCAACTGTCTCGCGGGCGGCTCATCATCGGCATCGGCTCCGGGTGGCGACAGGAAGAGTTCAACGCGTTTGGGATCCCGCTCGCCGAGCGGGCCGGTCGCACCACGGAACTCGTGAAGATCTGCCGGGCGGCATGGGAGCAGGAGCGGTTCTCGTTCCAGGGGCGATACTTCTCGTACGACAACGTGCGCGTCACCCCAAAGCCGTTCGCGCATCTCAAACTGATGCTCGGCGGTCGGGCGCCGGCGGCGCTCGCGCGCGCCGGACGTCTCGCCGACGGGTACATGGGGACGCCGCAGAATCGGATCGCGGAGTTTCGCGCGGACGTCGGTGCCTTCGACGCCGCGGCACGCGGCGCGGGACGGGTTGCGGAACGTCTGTCGGTCGGCTTTCACGTGAACGCGTGGGTGTCCCCCGATGGGGCGATCCCTGAGTCCGTGCGGACGGCGATGTGGCACCAGATCGGAACGTACATGGCGTGGCACGCGGCCGAAGAGAGCGGCAATCCCTCGTCCCCGCTGCCGCCGATCGACGACGGCGTCGTCCGGGCGCGTACGTTCGCGGGCACCCCGGACGACGTGGTGCGTCAGGCCCGTCCGTGGGTCGAGGAATTCGGGCAGCGCGAGCTCCACGTCATCGTTCGACTGCACTACCCCGGCATGCGACGCCAGGATGCGGAGCGGGCGATGCGGCTGTTCGCCGCGGACGTCATCCCCGCGCTCAAGCGGCTTGCCGGCGGCACCCTCCCCTCGCGCTCCGGGGACGATGCCTGAGCCGCGGCCGCGCGTCCGCGGCGGCCGGCGGCATTCCCCGCGGGCGCGGCGGAGCCCGTCGGTCATGCAACCGGTGTGATCGTCAACGTCGTGGACGGATTCGTGCAGCGGTTGCGCGGCACATTCTGAGGGCGGGAGACGCGAGCGTGCACCTTGGAGAGCAGCTGGTCGAT from bacterium includes the following:
- a CDS encoding SDR family oxidoreductase; the encoded protein is MAKTLEGSVAIVTGAAGGIGQAYAKGLAEQGAAVVVADLNGDGVEKFASQLTSEGFSAFATTLDVTDPASAQAMVDRTLSKFGTVDILVNNAAVMAEIPHGGLSEIPLDWWERVMRVNGTGILICARAVIPTMKAKRSGKIINQSSAAAFLPGSVYRISKHLVVAITAGLAVELGPHNINVNAIAPGLIASEAGFRAAGPIGSPQRTARYKTIPHARPDRPPTDLVGTLLLLASPAGDFINGQTINVDGGWVIRL
- a CDS encoding LLM class flavin-dependent oxidoreductase; protein product: MNLHVGLGLFTGQVPPGDARSVADEYEDILALAGVAEEIGFDSFWVSEHHGAADSYLPSLTVMLAAVAAVTKRLLLGTAVVLGPFQHPLRFAEDCAVVDQLSRGRLIIGIGSGWRQEEFNAFGIPLAERAGRTTELVKICRAAWEQERFSFQGRYFSYDNVRVTPKPFAHLKLMLGGRAPAALARAGRLADGYMGTPQNRIAEFRADVGAFDAAARGAGRVAERLSVGFHVNAWVSPDGAIPESVRTAMWHQIGTYMAWHAAEESGNPSSPLPPIDDGVVRARTFAGTPDDVVRQARPWVEEFGQRELHVIVRLHYPGMRRQDAERAMRLFAADVIPALKRLAGGTLPSRSGDDA